A stretch of the Oncorhynchus tshawytscha isolate Ot180627B unplaced genomic scaffold, Otsh_v2.0 Un_contig_1213_pilon_pilon, whole genome shotgun sequence genome encodes the following:
- the LOC112239402 gene encoding centromere protein Q isoform X2 → MKPVRGSERASSKAPKGKKTGEKPNKPGIKTRQRRVSQEEPQPGTSSQIPQPKPQKKKKGGTVASPRKLKGQEKWKPLTKSSITALDNILGLSILSVLAGRRTNKEESQKHLNIVKNRFLSKLAQLSVPIQKQEIMSHSSRQHQEETRKSAVGKKILNKLVAELGAVVGSLEQLEKERDSLEHQCFNLRQQLEQQEESNQQILQLSEQGVLRLPPVPQRKDRPLQEQMVCLVHSRHSVTTARRLAKTLQTSGPVQDAQTLLERAYRHADRLITPPTAVSQ, encoded by the exons ATGAAGCCTGTCCGGGGATCGGAACGCGCCTCCTCCAAGGCACCTAAAGGCAAGAAGACAGGCGAGAAGCCAAATAAGCCCGGTATAAAGACACGTCAACGGAGAGTATCTCAG GAGGAGCCCCAGCCAGGAACCAGCAGCCAGATCCCTCAGCCaaaaccacagaagaagaagaaaggtgGCACAGTTGCAAGTCCCAGGAAGCTGAAAGGTCAGGAGAAGTGGAAACCGCTGACCAAGTCCTCCATTACGGCTCTAGACAACATACTGGGACTGTCTATACT GTCTGTTCTGGCCGGAAGACGGACTAACAAAGAGGAATCGCAGAAACATCTGAACATTGTGAAAAACAG GTTCCTGTCTAAACTGGCTCAACTGTCAGTCCCAATTCAGAAACAGGAAATTATGAGTCATTCTTCTCGTCAACACCAGGAAGAGACGAGGAAGTCAGCCGTTGGCAAGAAGATCCTCAACAAGCTGGTG GCGGAGCTGGGTGCTGTGGTGGGCTCTCTAGaacagctagagaaggagagagactccCTGGAGCACCAGTGTTTTAACCTCAGACAACAactggagcagcaggaggagagtAACCAACAG ATCCTCCAGTTGTCAGAACAAGGAGTCCTGCGTCTCCCCCCTGTACCTCAGCGCAAAGACAGACCTTTACAG GAGCAGATGGTGTGTCTGGTTCATAGCAGACACTCCGTCACCACGGCCCGTCGCCTAGCCAAGACCCTCCAGACATCAGGGCCGGTCCAGGATGCCCAGACCCTACTGGAACGAGCCTACAGACACGCTGACCGCCTGATCACTCCACCTACAGCTGTCAGCCAATAG
- the LOC112239402 gene encoding centromere protein Q isoform X1: MRSALIALSIMAAWSGLLAAHNACAMITNKCLKEIYRETVKIMKPVRGSERASSKAPKGKKTGEKPNKPGIKTRQRRVSQEEPQPGTSSQIPQPKPQKKKKGGTVASPRKLKGQEKWKPLTKSSITALDNILGLSILSVLAGRRTNKEESQKHLNIVKNRFLSKLAQLSVPIQKQEIMSHSSRQHQEETRKSAVGKKILNKLVAELGAVVGSLEQLEKERDSLEHQCFNLRQQLEQQEESNQQILQLSEQGVLRLPPVPQRKDRPLQEQMVCLVHSRHSVTTARRLAKTLQTSGPVQDAQTLLERAYRHADRLITPPTAVSQ; the protein is encoded by the exons ATGAGGAGTGCCCTCATTGCCCTTTCCATCATGGCCGCCTGGAGTGGCCTGCTCGCCGCTCATAACGCATGCGCAATGATTACAAACAAATGTTTGAAAGAAATTTACCGCGAGACTG TTAAAATTATGAAGCCTGTCCGGGGATCGGAACGCGCCTCCTCCAAGGCACCTAAAGGCAAGAAGACAGGCGAGAAGCCAAATAAGCCCGGTATAAAGACACGTCAACGGAGAGTATCTCAG GAGGAGCCCCAGCCAGGAACCAGCAGCCAGATCCCTCAGCCaaaaccacagaagaagaagaaaggtgGCACAGTTGCAAGTCCCAGGAAGCTGAAAGGTCAGGAGAAGTGGAAACCGCTGACCAAGTCCTCCATTACGGCTCTAGACAACATACTGGGACTGTCTATACT GTCTGTTCTGGCCGGAAGACGGACTAACAAAGAGGAATCGCAGAAACATCTGAACATTGTGAAAAACAG GTTCCTGTCTAAACTGGCTCAACTGTCAGTCCCAATTCAGAAACAGGAAATTATGAGTCATTCTTCTCGTCAACACCAGGAAGAGACGAGGAAGTCAGCCGTTGGCAAGAAGATCCTCAACAAGCTGGTG GCGGAGCTGGGTGCTGTGGTGGGCTCTCTAGaacagctagagaaggagagagactccCTGGAGCACCAGTGTTTTAACCTCAGACAACAactggagcagcaggaggagagtAACCAACAG ATCCTCCAGTTGTCAGAACAAGGAGTCCTGCGTCTCCCCCCTGTACCTCAGCGCAAAGACAGACCTTTACAG GAGCAGATGGTGTGTCTGGTTCATAGCAGACACTCCGTCACCACGGCCCGTCGCCTAGCCAAGACCCTCCAGACATCAGGGCCGGTCCAGGATGCCCAGACCCTACTGGAACGAGCCTACAGACACGCTGACCGCCTGATCACTCCACCTACAGCTGTCAGCCAATAG